In one Fusarium keratoplasticum isolate Fu6.1 chromosome 5, whole genome shotgun sequence genomic region, the following are encoded:
- a CDS encoding NAD(P)-bd-dom domain-containing protein — MHILLLGASGRNGSLILQSALKRGYTVTALVRNPSVFTNTSPNLNLVTGSPTSQPDIEAALQSPTFPDAVIFALGHRKTGTSPFAATAPDCPHDLMESSTKAFLNAIKATNLTKQPKVIVNSSQGVGASMASLSAPMRFVLNHSKALRTGLDDHTNVDVLVRESGLPFVLARACRLTEGPVATIRAWPDDGFGAPGWSAAVSRTSVAEWLVDAVEGSDFDGKAPVLTN, encoded by the coding sequence ATGCATATCCTCCTACTTGGCGCATCTGGCCGCAACGGCTCTCTCATCCTCCAATCAGCTCTAAAACGCGGATACACTGTAACCGCCCTCGTCAGAAACCCATCCGTCTTTACCAACACAAGTCCAAACCTCAACTTAGTCACCGGCTCGCCCACCTCTCAACCCGACATCGAGGCAGCACTCCAATCTCCTACTTTTCCAGACGCAGTCATCTTTGCCCTCGGTCATCGCAAGACTGGAACTTCACCCTTTGCTGCTACTGCACCAGACTGTCCCCATGATCTCATGGAGAGCTCAACCAAGGCCTTCTTgaacgccatcaaggccacaaACCTCACCAAGCAACCCAAAGTCATCGTCAACTCCTCTCAGGGCGTTGGAgcctccatggcctctctTTCAGCACCCATGCGCTTCGTTCTCAACCACAGTAAAGCCCTTCGAACGGGTCTGGATGATCACACCAATGTGGATGTCCTCGTGAGAGAGAGTGGCCTACCTTTTGTCCTTGCTCGGGCGTGCCGTCTCACTGAAGGACCTGTTGCCACCATTCGCGCTTGGCCTGATGATGGATTTGGTGCTCCTGGATGGTCTGCCGCCGTGTCCAGGACCAGTGTCGCAGAGTGGTtggttgatgctgttgaaggGAGCGACTTTGATGGGAAAGCACCTGTACTCACCAACTAA
- a CDS encoding Acetyl-CoA C-acetyltransferase, which produces MPSKKSSAYVLGVGMTKFIKPRGKVDYTELGFEAGVKALLDAKINYDDVDQGVACYCYGDSTCGQRVFYQFGLTGIPVYNVNNNCSTGSTGLNMARTLVQHGAADCVMVVGFEKMMPGSLQSFFKDRANPLGPTTKMMADTRGVTNAPGAAQMFGNAGREYMEKYGAKAEDFAEIARVNHAHSPNNPYSQFQQVYTKEQVLEAAMIHEPLTKLQCCPTSDGGAAAIIVSEAFLEARPHLREQAIEIAGQCLATDAPSLFSRSAIDLMGYEMTQRAVKEATQQAGISARDVQVVELHDCFSANEMIVLDALGLCDKGKAHELVRAGDITYGGKYVVNPSGGLISKGHPLGATGIAQCAELVWHLRGWANNRAVPETKYCLQHNLGLGGAVVVTVYKRADGKTAPVIDSNTVGQKNKLGYNPAVEARGFTEEQADSVRSKASRSEWALQDTLKKVESRF; this is translated from the exons ATGCCTTCCAAGAAATCATCCGCCTACGTCCTAGGCGTGGGCATGACAAAGTTCATCAAGCCCCGCGGAAAAGTCGACTACACCGAGCTCGGCTTCGAGGCCGGCGTCAAGGCCCTCCTAGACGCGAAGATCAACTACGACGACGTCGACCAGGGCGTGGCATGCTACTGCTACGGCGACAGTACCTGCGGCCAGCGCGTGTTCTACCAGTTCGGCTTAACGGGCATCCCAGTGTACAATGTCAACAATAACTGCTCCACCGGGAGTACCGGGCTCAACATGGCTCGCACTCTTGTGCAGCACGGTGCCGCGGATTGTGTCATGGTTGTTGGGTTTGAAAAGATGATGCCTGGAAGTCTGCAGTCTTTCTTCAAAGACAGGGCGAATCCTCTGGGGCCGacgacaaagatgatggCTGACACGAGGGGTGTTACCAACGCTCCCGGTGCGGCCCAGATGTTTGGCAACGCTGGGAGAGAATACATGGAGAA GTACGgtgccaaggccgaggactTTGCAGAGATTGCGCGAGTCAACCACGCCCACTCGCCCAATAACCCCTACTCGCAGTTCCAGCAGGTCTATACGAAGGAGCAGGTCCTCGAGGCGGCCATGATTCACGAGCCCCTGACGAAACTGCAGTGTTGCCCAACTTCAGACGGTGGCGCCGCTGCTATCATCGTGTCTGAAGCCTTCCTCGAGGCTCGGCCGCACCTCCGCGAACAGGCTATCGAAATCGCAGGCCAGTGTCTTGCAACTGATGCTCCGAGCTTGTTCTCTCGTAGTGCCATTGACCTTATGGGTTACGAGATGACACAGAGAGCAGTAAAGGAGGCGACACAACAAGCAGGCATCTCAGCTCGAGACGTCCAAGTTGTCGAACTTCACGACTGCTTCAGCGCCAACGAGATGATCGTCCTCGACGCCCTAGGCCTCTGCGACAAGGGCAAAGCCCACGAGCTCGTCCGAGCAGGCGACATCACGTACGGCGGCAAGTACGTAGTCAACCCTTCAGGCGGACTGATCTCCAAGGGCCATCCCCTCGGTGCAACGGGCATCGCGCAGTGCGCGGAGTTGGTGTGGCATCTCCGCGGCTGGGCCAACAACCGTGCTGTCCCGGAGACGAAGTACTGTCTTCAGCATAACCTTGGTCTGGGCGGcgcggtggtggtgacggtGTACAAGAGAGCTGATGGAAAGACGGCGCCGGTGATTGACTCGAACACGGTCGGACAGAAGAACAAGTTGGGATATAATCCTGCGGTCGAGGCGAGGGGGTTCACCGAGGAGCAGGCTGACTCTGTGAGGAGCAAGGCCAGCAGGAGTGAGTGGGCGCTGCAGGACACGCTGAAGAAGGTTGAGTCGAGGTTCTAG